The following coding sequences are from one Aethina tumida isolate Nest 87 chromosome 2, icAetTumi1.1, whole genome shotgun sequence window:
- the LOC109602218 gene encoding titin isoform X2 codes for MERTERTTKKGRKRPRVPIKTYKWEEVYRSRRKGGYPWTHLYKEPFDEDLYPEDYTMDALRRSKSSSTFDRSERSDGVEIEEIFDDDKSHATVDSTKQHMEVAEPDYDSKSDRLVGETQRSQMFTIESAESSDNISQYLDKEEPSTDKEPTVEQPDDKHKRASSEEPTRKRKLSGESSYSKISRISLPKFAALKKLSKRKLPKFTLPTSNIKRVKVPKKPSPPQTKKEVKKQELKDVKPVYIHIPLKPPPGQTDEFSYLEFGDKPPPQPAAAAAETEEIPSFRSIVQALRESKRKRLAAERKLQLKAKEEEQKAPSEDVEVMDFTLQEPEEDEPTKPQITEVKLKPQLDVEMEPVEQEKKEIIAQLEPTEDMEKILAEKLKKSISSPDVDETEPESEASTHDNEIFDKLFEAGSSKPAALPPAPKQGILKRDVRAKSAEPERKRKMSLESSYSRKSLSKLAFLKKIKDAKNKIKFPSLSNLLSKKPQKPDEPKKEEADKPKPVKKEKLAPLKNVEPIYIHIPLKPPEGQTDEFSYLEKEQPATKMEVEEPKPADSPEQLSSPDSTQVSGVQFIFLTAPSDDEILDGPDIPETPSSETKTKFFGSRLDELKELAKTVVDEISPETKRKALESVTEEGADDKQDEFDKEDGLKITEAETAVKSSLKQESSPVLKKKVSFKRRSKTDSKDDYEEVSPPKDEVPGPSQISKETKLEEKKEEKKEEKKEEMKEEKKKEEMKEEKKEGKKDEKIDETVKVGNQDRWSKLSDHEYEPVNPPPEEPKPSPPQEITHEDVVTIPIGDVLETAPITQTEPRTEAKVTHETPPSPTFTPTLSSRDEPDDEELEDIEAAKESTFQSTFKLKAGQFKNKLQNMKRPHIKTPKFEKPNLQRFKIDKPNLQKLKIDKSKFHLKMPDTTKINLPSFSLPHRSTKTTLKERQESTESNVGDSTKHTFDFKTYPRFFKKKPKDDDKPHQTTTTTTTSGETQRSVEAGGMPSGYEGSAESDAHTHEGRKIPFDFSTFPRFFKKQKPEPKTSSSDSQPDQPSPRSKSEDRVIIRIPLHSEDSMENGYSLHKQEEEPEEELEEEHDPSSRVRYDNEDIDIDDDYNRENVEIPDEGFRSRWDHGHFSTKITDLDSPESPESGNNQNESFDLSGNEPHSSHSSLGVRRRGVLEEINSDEFFLRQKGISQDNIEVGKYLSSEIREAFKAPVNTLSDMQREDYGYDPGSNQSLPESPIKKKPVRKPKRKKTPHASQEMKYHEYDLDEPQPVRPQRTTSKPKSLELDEKDIEEIMSRYTTDLIEKPYYENEKMRGKTQPDIYIDHGSEDYRVGYATDIIRDPEAPPRKHRSMKSLNLSEHESILGDFADKHIDQDIPSYTNGGYDEENRYNQERYAEEPEIIPPVRPKRRGLGKAKKRSSSEARSILQDEPQPVVEEPCVEPPCIKDLRDCMGYAIVDKSKNRDPPLPPPRTPPRRRRSIKSISSTTSSEKFSTVPRSSRDPPTRPLRNYSTLGQVRSSRKTSPRSESEKENVDITQYIEIEDDLNRNLVSGEVIQKMKDRPLPAPPRPPRKARALKDITSQQNIPSAVEDSEKTTMLDEADVSTQTEPLPDDFVCEEILHPEESKVVQQEVQRSEDDDVRRERVLITPTQYSYEEETITHGTMVVEPLNGARILPDSELTKRNERIVPVTVDSDDEYPSKVPEEFKMLRDPEPQKPPRESTQRDSRDLEVNRLMVNELLASKIVVSDIEADSIQANQISGKSGAIKIGEIELPPNVLQELIRTAQVVRSDEERFETVPEVDKKKLHEIIDDRQTEEVPAEEEPLEVPTPESPILLEENLNVDVEVVDQFVPPEDDHSIPAEAPESVTDGESERNIPPTPPPRSIEVQEEQQQQQQQEEEQPPVRPPRQNKPVETTSEPDVDDYPPPRPPQPTVGYIPSQPPASFYALRAQKYVNEDIPAAPRRRRHHRHVSKSTSEESLVPLRRHFRSEPSIAQLTGQLMRACGAAGNSALKRLIAHVRENVLRNEDGQQDLHVIVVILLVLIAGLLLLGLGDERSVVHHHHWEYFNPPRDT; via the exons ATGGAACGCACTGAGAGGACGACTAAAAAGG GTAGAAAACGACCACGGGTGCCGATCAAGACATACAAGTGGGAGGAGGTCTATCGGTCGAGGCGGAAAGGCGGCTATCCCTGGACGCATCTGTACAAGGAACCGTTTGATGAGGACTTGTACCCCGAAGACTACACGATGGACGCCTTGAGACGCAGCAAAAGCAGTTCCACCTTCGACAGGTCGGAACGTTCCGACGGCGTCGAAATCGAAGAAATCTTCGACGACGACAAAAGCCACGCGACGGTGGACAGCACCAAACAGCACATGGAGGTCGCCGAACCAGACTACGACAGTAAGTCAGACCGTTTAGTAGGAGAGACTCAAAGATCCCAGATGTTCACCATCGAATCGGCCGAAAGCTCAGACAACATCAGCCAGTACTTGGACAAGGAAGAGCCCAGCACGGACAAGGAACCAACAGTAGAACAACCGGACGACAAACACAAGCGGGCCAGCTCCGAAGAACCAACGCGCAAGCGCAAACTGTCCGGCGAATCCAGCTACAGCAAAATCAGCAGGATCAGCCTCCCCAAATTCGCCGCCCTGAAGAAGCTCAGCAAACGCAAGCTACCCAAGTTCACACTACCAACTTCCAACATAAAGCGGGTGAAAGTCCCGAAGAAACCTTCACCCCCACAAACGAAAAAGGAAGTCAAAAAGCAGGAGTTGAAGGACGTCAAACCTGTGTACATACACATACCTCTAAAGCCTCCCCCGGGCCAAACAGACGAGTTCTCCTACTTGGAGTTCGGGGACAAACCTCCACCACAacctgctgctgctgctgctgaaACTGAGGAAATTCCTAGCTTTAGAAGCATAGTGCAAGCGCTTAGGGAAAGCAAGAGAAAAAGACTGGCTGCAGAGCGAAAACTACAATTAAAGGCTAAGGAAGAAGAACAAAAGGCACCTAGTGAAGATGTGGAAGTTATGGACTTTACTTTACAAGAACCAGAGGAGGACGAACCGACGAAACCGCAAATAACCGAAGTCAAATTGAAACCACAACTGGATGTTGAAATGGAACCGGTGGAGCAGGAAAAGAAGGAAATAATCGCCCAGTTGGAGCCAACAGAGGACATGGAAAAGATCCTGGCTGAAAAGCTGAAGAAAAGCATCAGCAGTCCGGATGTGGATGAAACTGAACCCGAATCGGAGGCTTCAACGCACGACAACGAAATCTTCGACAAGTTGTTCGAAGCTGGCTCTTCCAAACCAGCCGCCCTTCCTCCAGCCCCCAAACAAGGCATTTTAAAGCGGGATGTGCGTGCCAAATCAGCCGAGCCTGAGCGCAAACGAAAGATGTCTTTGGAAAGTAGTTACAGTAGGAAAAGTCTGTCCAAGCTAGCCTTCTTGAAGAAGATCAAGGACGCCAAGAACAAAATCAAATTCCCCTCCTTAAGCAACCTATTGTCTAAAAAGCCACAAAAACCTGACGAGCCGAAAAAGGAAGAGGCAGACAAGCCGAAGCCGGTCAAGAAGGAGAAGCTGGCGCCACTTAAGAACGTAGAGCCGATTTACATCCACATACCCCTCAAACCTCCAGAAGGGCAAACCGACGAGTTCTCCTATTTGGAGAAGGAGCAGCCAGCAACGAAAATGGAAGTGGAAGAGCCTAAGCCGGCCGACTCGCCGGAGCAACTATCAAGCCCGGATTCGACCCAGGTAAGCGGGGTgcaatttatattcttaactGCGCCTTCCGATGATGAAATCCTGGACGGGCCGGACATACCCGAAACACCCTCGTCGGAAACCAAAACCAAGTTCTTCGGGTCGCGTCTGGACGAGCTTAAGGAGCTGGCCAAGACTGTGGTGGACGAAATATCGCCGGAGACCAAGAGGAAAGCGCTGGAATCGGTCACCGAGGAGGGCGCCGACGATAAGCAGGACGAGTTCGACAAGGAGGACGGTTTGAAGATTACGGAAGCCGAGACTGCTGTCAAGTCCAGTTTGAAGCAGGAGAGTTCTCCGGTTTTGAAGAAGAAGGTGTCGTTCAAGCGCAGGTCGAAGACGGATTCGAAGGACGATTATGAGGAGGTGTCGCCGCCAAAGGACGAAGTGCCGGGACCTTCGCAGATTTCGAAGGAAACGAAGCTGGAGGAGAAGAAGGAAGAGAAGAAGGAGGAGAAGAAGGAAGAGATGAAGGAGGAGAAGAAGAAGGAAGAGATGAAGGAGGAGAAGAAGGAAGGGAAGAAGGACGAGAAAATTGATGAAACTGTTAAAGTTGGAAACCAAGACAGATGGTCAAAATTAAG CGATCATGAATATGAGCCAGTGAACCCGCCGCCAGAGGAGCCAAAGCCGTCCCCGCCACAAGAGATTACTCACGAGGACGTGGTGACAATACCGATTGGCGACGTGCTGGAAACTGCGCCAATAACTCAAACCGAACCACGTACCGAAGCTAAAGTCACGCATGAAACGCCTCCTTCGCCAACCTTCACGCCCACCCTGTCCTCCCGCGACGAACCCGACGACGAAGAGCTGGAGGACATCGAGGCCGCGAAGGAGAGCACTTTCCAGAGCACGTTCAAACTGAAAGCCGGCCAATTCAAGAACAAGTTACAAAACATGAAACGCCCCCACATCAAGACACCAAAGTTCGAGAAGCCAAACCTGCAAAGGTTCAAAATCGACAAGCCCAACTTGCAGAAGCTGAAGATCGACAAGAGCAAGTTCCACTTGAAAATGCCCGACACGACCAAGATCAATCTGCCGTCTTTCAGTTTGCCGCACCGAAGCACGAAGACAACCCTGAAGGAACGACAAGAATCGACGGAATCCAACGTTGGTGATTCCACGAAGCACACATTCGACTTCAAGACTTACCCCAGATTTTTCAAGAAGAAGCCGAAGGACGACGACAAGCCACACcaaaccaccaccaccaccacaaCCAGCGGTGAGACGCAAAGAAGCGTGGAAGCAGGGGGAATGCCCTCCGGCTACGAAGGATCGGCCGAATCAGACGCCCACACGCACGAAGGCAGGAAGATACCCTTCGACTTCAGCACCTTCCCGCGCTTCTTCAAAAAGCAAAAGCCGGAACCGAAGACCTCTTCATCGGATTCCCAGCCCGACCAGCCTAGTCCCAGGAGCAAGTCAGAAGATCGCGTCATCATACGCATCCCCTTGCACTCTGAGGACTCCATGGAGAACGGTTACAGCTTACACAAACAGGAGGAAGAACCCGAAGAAGAATTAGAAGAAGAACACGATCCGTCATCTCGTGTCAGGTACGATAACGAAGATATCGACATAGACGATGACTATAACAGGGAGAACGTGGAAATCCCCGACGAGGGCTTCAGAAGTAGGTGGGACCACGGCCATTTCAGCACCAAAATCACGGACCTGGACTCCCCGGAAAGTCCGGAAAGTGGCAACAACCAGAACGAATCCTTCGACTTGAGTGGCAACGAGCCGCATTCGTCCCACAGCTCTTTGGGAGTCAGACGAAGGGGTGTGTTGGAAGAAATCAACTCGGACGAGTTCTTCCTAAGACAAAAAGGCATATCCCAGGATAACATAGAGGTGGGGAAGTACCTCAGCTCGGAAATCCGGGAGGCTTTCAAAGCACCCGTCAACACCTTATCCGATATGCAACGTGAAGACTACGGGTACGACCCCGGATCCAATCAAAGTCTTCCGGAGTctccaataaagaagaaaccCGTAAGAAAACCTAAGCGTAAGAAGACCCCACACGCGTCCCAGGAAATGAAGTACCACGAATACGACTTGGACGAACCACAACCGGTCCGACCCCAGAGAACCACCAGCAAGCCCAAGAGTCTGGAGCTGGACGAAAAGGACATTGAAGAAATAATGAGCAGGTACACCACCGACTTGATCGAGAAGCCCTACTACGAGAACGAGAAGATGAGAGGCAAAACTCAGCCGGACATTTACATCGACCACGGCTCCGAGGATTACAGGGTGGGTTACGCTACGGACATAATCAGGGACCCTGAGGCTCCGCCGAGGAAGCACAGGAGCATGAAGAGTCTCAACTTGTCCGAGCACGAGTCAATCCTCGGCGATTTTGCTGACAAGCAC ATCGACCAAGACATCCCATCTTACACCAACGGCGGCTACGACGAAGAAAACCGGTACAACCAGGAGCGCTACGCCGAAGAACCGGAGATAATCCCGCCAGTCAGACCCAAACGCCGTGGACTGGGCAAGGCCAAAAAGCGAAGCTCTTCCGAAGCAAGAAGCATACTGCAGGACGAACCGCAGCCAGTCGTTGAAGAACCTTGTGTAGAGCCTCCATGCATTAAAGACCTCAGAGATTGTATGGGGTACGCCATTGTGGACAAGTCCAAAAATAGAGACCCACCATTGCCGCCCCCGAGGACACCTCCAAGGCGCAGGAGATCAATTAAGTCAATCTCTTCAACAACTTCTTCAGAAAAATTCTCTACGGTTCCCAGATCGTCACGCGATCCCCCCACCAGGCCCTTGAGGAACTACAGCACCTTGGGGCAAGTAAGGTCTTCAAGGAAGACTTCTCCGAGGAGCGAAAGCGAAAAAGAAAACGTTGATATTACTCAGTACATAGAAATAGAGGATGATCTGAACAGAAACTTGGTGTCTGGGGAGGTGATACAGAAAATGAAGGACCGGCCTTTGCCAGCTCCTCCACGTCCTCCACGAAAAGCTAGAGCTTTGAAGGACATAACGTCTCAACAAAACATACCTTCAGCTGTGGAAGACTCAGAAAAGACAACCATGTTGGATGAAGCAGATGTTTCGACACAAACAGAGCCTCTTCCAGACGATTTTGTGTGCGAGGAAATCCTGCATCCGGAGGAATCGAAGGTAGTTCAGCAAGAAGTTCAGCGTAGTGAAGACGACGATGTGAGAAGGGAACGAGTCCTGATTACTCCCACTCAGTACTCTTACGAAGAGGAAACTATTACTCATGGGACAATGGTGGTGGAGCCACTAAATGGGGCTAGGATATTACCCGATTCTGAACTGACGAAACGTAATGAAAGGATTGTTCCTGTAACTGTGGATTCAGATGATGAGTACCCTTCGAAGGTTCCGGAGGAGTTTAAAATGTTGAGGGATCCTGAGCCACAAAAGCCTCCAAGGGAAAGTACCCAAAGGGACTCCAGAGATTTAGAGGTTAATAGGTTAATGGTGAACGAGTTGTTGGCTAGTAAAATTGTGGTCTCTGACATTGAGGCTGACTCGATTCAGGCCAATCAAATTTCGGGCAAATCAGGCGCCATAAAGATTGGCGAGATTGAGCTGCCACCGAATGTGTTGCAGGAGTTAATCAGAACGGCTCAGGTTGTACGCAGTGATGAAGAAAGGTTCGAAACTGTTCCGGAGGTGGATAAAAAAAAACTCCATGAAATTATCGACGATAGACAAACAGAAGAAGTCCCAGCAGAAGAAGAACCATTAGAAGTTCCCACCCCTGAGAGTCCTATTTTGCTAGAAGAAAACCTAAACGTAGACGTAGAAGTAGTGGATCAATTCGTACCACCTGAAGACGATCATTCCATACCAGCAGAAGCACCGGAGTCAGTAACCGATGGTGAGTCGGAACGGAACATCCCTCCCACTCCTCCTCCACGTTCCATTGAGGTGCAGGAAGAACAACAGCAACAGCAACAGCAAGAGGAGGAACAACCTCCAGTGCGGCCTCCACGACAGAACAAACCTGTCGAAACCACGTCGGAACCAGACGTTGACGATTATCCTCCGCCCCGTCCGCCCCAACCGACAGTGGGCTACATCCCCTCGCAGCCCCCGGCCAGTTTCTACGCCCTCCGAGCCCAGAAATACGTGAACGAAGACATTCCTGCGGCACCGCGCAGAAGACGTCACCACCGTCACGTCTCCAAGTCGACGTCCGAGGAATCGCTGGTGCCGCTGAGGCGGCACTTCCGCTCGGAGCCGTCCATCGCCCAGCTGACCGGGCAGTTGATGAGGGCGTGCGGCGCGGCCGGCAACAGTGCACTGAAAAGACTGATCGCCCACGTCAGGGAGAACGTGCTGCGCAACGAGGACGGCCAGCAGGACTTGCACGTGATCGTCGTCATACTGCTGGTGCTGATTGCGGGCCTGCTGCTGCTCGGGCTGGGGGACGAGAGGAGCGTCGTCCACCACCACCACTGGGAGTATTTCAATCCCCCGCGGGACACGTAA